gtttgggaaccgcctatgatatacctagcatggaaagtattggtaaCTACTCGaccgttttcgttgacaggaaaagcatgcttcccaaaatgttttatctctatctttttcgctttgagctctggcacctctacaaatccctacttcccctctgtgaagggcctttcatttactttatgcaatttttatttgtatctgagtctccatcttctcttataaagcaccaactaaggggcaatatgatcgtacttgagcattgggtgtagctaatatgcgagtgtgtttcatgaatggatcaacgactgagcataatgggctagggataacttgctttagcattgatattttcaaagacatggttgcttgttgatatgcttgagtattaaagtcttcatgtcaaaactagactattgctttgaaccatataaaagtccaaatgtccatgctataaaagaaagattatgtgatgaacatgttaggcaacattccacataaaaaaatctgtttttatcatttacctactcgaggacgagcatgaattaagcttagggatgctgatacgtctccaacgtatctatattttttattgttccatgccgctATATTATCagtcttgaatgttttacaatcattttatatcattttttggtactaacctattgacatagtgccaagtgccagttgttgtttttgcttgttttttacaacgCAGAaagtcaataccaaacggagtccaaacgcaacgaaactgtttgtgaaatttttatggaccaaaagacacccaatgagccggagaagcacctgggggtgcccctagggggaacaacccaccagggagcgcctgggcccccaagcgcacccaggtgggttgtgcccacctcggtggcttctcgcaccgcctctttgctctataaataccctatatttcagaaaccctaggggagtcgaagaaaatcaattccagccactacaagttccagaaacaccagatccaatctagacaccatcacggaggggttcatcatcctcattggtgcctctccgatgatgtgtgagtagtcttttgtagacctttgggttcgtagctagtagctagatagcttcctctctgtctcttttgattctcaatacaatggtctcttggagatccatatgatgtaactctttttgcggtgcatttgttgggatctgatgaactttgagtttatgatcggatctatgtttttatccatgaaagttatttgagtcttctgatatcttatatgcatgattgcttatagcctcgtatttcttctctgatatttggttttttggccaacttgatctatttatcttgcaatgggaagaggtgctttgtgatgggttcgatcttacggtgcttgatcccagtgacagaaggggcaccgacacgtatgtatcgttgctactaaggataaagatggggtctatttctacataaatagatcttgtctatatcatgtcatcgttctcattgcattactccatttctccaaaaacttaatacactagatgcatgatgtatagcggtcgatgtgtggagtaatagtagtagatgcgggcaggagtcggtctactaatcttggacgtgatgcatatataatgatcattgcctggatatcgtcatgattatttgaagttctatcaattgcccaacagtaatttgtttacccaccgtttgctatttttctcgagagaagccactagtgaaacctatggcccccaggtctattctttattatatttgccttcacgatctatttttatttgcttttattttcagatctgttaATCCAAAAAACCCAACATACATCGCCGAATTTTATTTGCATTTATTAATCTATCACAATTTTTATCCCGTCTACTTGCCAATTTCTtgcgtcgttacccgaaagggattgacaacccctttaatacgtcgggttgcgagtatttgttatttgtgtgcaggtgccattcgcgtagtgttgcgtggttctcctactggttcgataaccttggtctcatcactaagggaaatacctatcgtagatgtgctgcatcatcccttcctctttgggtaaatatcgacgtagttcaagccgcatcagggTCCAGTAggttccatcaacattgagttttcTCTCGAAACCCAATCCTTCCTTTTGGGTTTTTTTGTATAGTATTGACTTCTTGAGCACATCACAgagagtttgatgccctttgaggctcttTAGCATTCATGTCTCAAGCAAGTTCTTTAATCTGCAATTTTCATCAGAATTAGCAACAAATTCCTCGGGAGAGGGGTTAGAAACATCACTCGTAGTTGTTGCAATATTCTTGATGATAGAAGTAGATGTTTCAGCATTAGAATCAGCATTGCAACGCTCTGGGCATTGTAAGCAGGGAGGCACAAAATCATCAAGAAGTTGATTAGATTGCTCGGTGAAGAGAGAAGCTTTTTCTATCGCTAGCACATTATGAGACTCTTTTAGTGACTCGAGTTCTTGATTCCTGTTAAGGAGTTCATCTGATAAACTCTCGTAGTTGACTGTAAGGGAATCATATTGGTTGGAAAGATCATCAATAGTTGAAGAAAAAGCATCATGCTCTTCGATCAACTTTTGATTCTTCTCCATCTCTTCGACCAGTAATCCTTCGGTTTTCCTAAGACTTCTCTCAAGTTTCTCAAGCTCATCTTGTTGAGATTTTGCAATCTTAACTAGTTTAGCATAGGCAATATATTTGGGAGAATATTCATTCATAGATTTTTGGTGCTTTGCTGATACCTGATCCTTACAGATATTTGCCATGAGACAGACTACGATTGATCCATCATCACTTGAAGCATTGTTATCAATGCCTGATTCAAGTGATTTCTCAGATGATTCATAAGCAACGAAAGCATTGCTTATTCCtatccttttgtgaagttcttcatCTTCTAATCCTGATTCGGAAGTCTCATCTTCGGATTCCAGGTTCATATCATCAGATGCTCTACACAGCTGTGATATTCCCTTCATGGTTGATTTGATGGTTGCTCTGGCGTTCACATCAGTGGCTGGTCTCATCGAAGAGGATGTGAGAGATTCATTTTTCTTCGAGAGCTTAGTATGACGATCCATTCGAGTGAATCCATTGCAGTGAAGATACTTCCATCTATTGCTAGGTTTTCCTTCCCAACAAGGATAGCCTGCTTTGAGGTGGCCGAATAGTTTGCACTTGAAGCACTTCATTTCTTTCGGAGGTAACCTTCTTGATGATTCAGGCGGGTCAAATTCATCATCATTTGTGAGACACCGATTCTGTCTTCTGAGATCACTTAGCCTTTCTGTGAGCATTTCTAGTTCCCTTGTGACAGTGTGTTGATTCTCGACGTCTTCTTCTTGTGAATTGCCATAGTGTGAAAGGATTTCCCCTTCACTTTCCGAAGAATATTCTTGATGTCCATTCTCAAGTTTCACCTTTTCTTCGTGGATAGACAACAACGTCATGACCTCGACATAGTGAGGTTCTTCATAGTATGGTCTTTGCTTGATTTCATCTACGATTAAATCGAAGGTTGGATCAAGAGCACTCAGCAGCTTGTTGACCACATCTCTATCGGTGATATCTGTTACTCCTTGTTGATGAAGTCTTTCAACAATGTTGGTCCACCAATCAGTAAGTTCCATGGCACTTTCCTTACGAAGACTTCTGAAACCAGCAAACATAGCACGAAGCATTTGAGTGTGAGAATCTGTTCTGGCAACGAATTCTTCATGAGAATTTTTGATAGCATCCTAGAGTTGCTTAGCAGTGTCAAGCATTCGGAACCGAATGAAAATGTCTTTCGACAGACTGTCACAAATGATATGTTTTGCTTGTGCATTCAACCGCAGTAATGCTTTGTCATCAGAATTGGGAGCATCAGGTTGCTGAATGGTGAATCCATTTTCCATAATCTGCCAAAGTTCTATGTTGAGGGCTTGAAGTATGATTCTCATTCTCTCTTTCCAGTAGAGATAGTCATTCCCATCGAACATAGGAAATCTTTCAGAGTGCGAGGATCTACATGCATACGACATACTCAAAACTCCAAGGTGGTTAAACCTTTAATAAACAGCGATAGGGAgaacttgctctgataccaattattaGGACTGAgagtatatcgactagaggggggtgaatgggagattcaaaaattcttgcgaatgTTTTAAACAGATCGCAAACACAACAACCGGAATAAGGTTCGATAGACAAGAACTCAACCAAGCATGCTATTGAGGAACATATCTATCAAGATAGGAAGTTATAATGGTACTAGCATAGGATATCACAGGTTTCACAACAATGATGGTAATGCAATATGCGAACAAATATAGAAGCATGATAGAAAACATGACATGAACTACAAGGGAAAACATGAGTAAGAACTATGACGAGGAGAATGAACAATGATGCGGGGAAAGTATGTTGGCCTAATCAAGTGCGAAAAGGAATGAAAACTACTTGGAATGACTACTCTAAATGATGGGAATGCAATAGGGTGAGCAACAAAAGATAATGGATGTGAACGACAAAGATGATAGAAATGAAAGATATGCAACAGTCAAAGAATTATCAGATAAACTATCGACACAGCACGAAAGTAAACTGCTGAATGTAATGTAGTAAAGTAGATtgaaccagtggtgctcgatggcgacagagagatttggtagaccagtttggCCTTCTACcaaaggactacgtctggttggaagggttgtgatttaacacagaagataaactctcttcgccctattctccttcaactcgGAGCTGATCAGACTCCAGTTAATTTCGCTTGTGCTAGATACTtgtcggcgatctccaaaccttcgacAGACCTCTTTGcaaaccacaatgactcttggttgctgaagatcttgcttagtgaagacaacaactcttcaacactcgagctgacacctatccgtctagagagtgcgcagctctcaagagtaataggtacacgAACTCTTAACTCAGAACTATTGTGATGCTcaaccactgtctaagtttgggctcttgatttttctcttggtggatcttaaactcaaatcactcagagAGAGGTTGCTCAATCAATCTTCCCAGAAATCTTAAGCGAAGCAGCCAACAGACAACattggagcggggtggctatttatagccgcagccttccctgatgggaaatgaccaaattggacATGTGGAGCAGCCAATGGCCGAACGACGCGAGTCCAATGGTCGAAAATTTGAGCACAACGGTCACATTCCTTGCGGAGAAAGTAATACTAATTCCTCAGTTCGAAAGATATCTCCTGCAGCACGAAGAACAACGTCTACTGCTGGCAGGTAATCATTCAAAATAAAAAGAGATTTCTCTCAGTCTCGCATAGGTTTTGGGCTAAGCATCATAGCGGATCTAAGCTttgagaacctatacccctcttaatagtacggaggtcctatgactcaaaagaatgaaagaagaagaacaaaatgatactacgtcttcactttgtcttcgacTTTCTATTCGCCGCAGTCAATTCTCTTCGGACATAATCTCCGAACCAATTACTTCATGTCAGCAATAATTTTTTAGGGTTTAACTCCTTCACAACAATCTTCTTGTCTGCATGGCTTCAACAGATGTAGCTCATTCTTCTCTGCAACACAGATATTcttcggtgaagttcctcgaaATTTACACAAAAGACAACATTCTCTTCGGTTCTGCATGGACTATTtctctctgtgtgcactagcaaacaaatcagccaatgcctgtttctgtcaacaatctccaaaacacaagacGACAAATATTGCACCAACACTTCGTCGCTTAATAGGTGAACTCCTATATGTCGCTTTATGTGACAATTTTGGTAGCGATTTGCAAAGTGACAACCCGACTGGACGGACCCATTGGATGCAACAGGAAAATTGCAAAAAAAAGGGTTAGTGCACTGGCGAGGACTCGAACTCGCAACAAGCCTGTTGTCGATTGCGTCTTCCTAGAAACCAGAGCTAACTTTCCTACAAAAAAGAACCTAACCCTGACTAACGTTTGCGATTGAAGAGCATCACGAATCATAAAATAACCAACTGGAGCTGCAGAACCAGACCACCATACTATAGTGAAAAGAATGAGCTAGCGTAgcaaaaaaattctaaaacaaTTGAGAACCATTTTGGAAATAAATGTGCAGATTTTTTTCAGATTCCGAACATATTTTGGAAAGTGCGaacatttttgaaattttcaaCGCACTTTTGAAAATAGTAACAATTTTTTAAATCCCAAACATatgttgaatttgtgaacaaaattttaaaaatggaaacattttttgaaaccgtGGACACCTTTTGAAATTCCTGATTGTTTTGAATTTTTAGCAAATtctgaaaacaagaacattttttgaaattctgaacatatTTTGAAACCACTGACATGTTTTTAATCAGTGAacacattttgaaaaaaaatcttgtGAAAATTGCAAAAAATGGAAACCACGAACACTTTCTTCAATAACTGAACATATTATGAATTAGTGTTCAAAATTTTGAACTCAAATCATTTGTTAAATTGTGAACAATGTTTTGTTAAAAAGGGAtcatttttctttttaaaaaaatttgATGTGCGAGCGGTCGATAATTTGTGAATGGATTTTAAATAAAAGAACATGTTTTAGAAATTTtagacaaaattttgaaaacacaaacatttcatTGAATTTCTGaataaattttgaaaataggatcattgtgTGATATTTAAGAAAAACCAGAAACCgataaaaagaggaaaaaaagtttaGGAACCTTGAGGAGATTTCCCAAACAAGTCAGGAACCTTGCCAAAACCTGGCTGCCCCACACGTACAAAagctttacttgggccggcccattttacgAGCTTAGGATGTGCGAGTGGTCGATAATTTGTGGCAGCGCGCGACAAATAGGGATCCTATATACATAAAAGAGTCATCCGCACTAACTTATGTAATTATGGATTTGGAAAGGGCCCGcatcaacatgcaaccatgcatagGCAAAGACCAACCACCACATGTGACCATGTGTGGAAACATGTTTTTCATTCTATTTTTTAACTTATTTCAATAAGTAGTTTACACTATACATGATCAATAAGTCATAtgtatttttgaattttggttcACATGTTATTAATCTATATATTTTTTGATATTTCACAAATTCAAATCTCATAGAATATTTTGTAActgattcccgcagcaacgcgcggggctcCCGCAACATCCGTCTCGCAAAATAATAACCGTGCCATAGCAATTGCCTTCTTTTCTGGACGCTGCTATATGTCGCGTTCAGCCAGCACACGCGCTGCACTCGCGTTGGGGGAAGTCCCAgacgggccggcccagcagcgcggGAGCCACAGCCTGTTTTTTTTCCCTATTTTCTGCTCTCATTTTTTGCTTcagttttgtaattttatttgtacTTTAAAAATAttctacatacatacatatatgtatatattacaaaaaacactcttcaaaaacacatttataaaaaatgttgaataagtattagaaaatgttgaacaagaatttaaaaaatgttgaaccaaATATATGTTCAACAGGTATTAAAAAATGTTTAACAGGTATTAAAAAATATTGAAtgagtatatgaaaaatgttgaacaagtatatgacaaatgttgaacaagtattggaaaatgttgaacaagaatttgaaaaatgttgaacaagtatttgaaaatgctgAATAAGTATTTAAAATGTGCCAAGCTACTTAGCAGCTGCATCATCGCGGAGACCGGGGTTTCGATCCTCCAGTCTTCCATGTTTTTCTCTGTTATTTTGAAGTCAAGCAAAAGAAAATGGACCTGCCCGATTCGTAGGGCAGAGGAAGATTCCTTCGGCGGGAGGAGGCTATCCTATCGCTTAAAGCGATAAATAGCTCTTGCGGTCTTTTCTAGGGGCCAGCCTAGCTAAACTTGAGCCCAGGCAAAGCCCATCACTTCGGCCCAACCATTGCAAGCAGCAGAGCCCAAGTTGAAAGTCACTAGCGGCCAGAGCCCTCTTTTTGCCTGTTCTAAGAAAAAAAAAGCCCTTCTCACCTGTTGCGTGGTTTCCCCAAGTCGGTCTCGCCGATGGATCGATTCCGGCCTCTCAGGCGGATCCAGGTGGAGCCCGAGCGCGCTGACCCGCCCCCTCCCCCGCCGGCGGTGGCAATCGGCGGAGCGGCGGAAATGGTTCCGGCGCCCGCGGCCGGGATGCTCATGGGTGCCAAGGTGCGGCGCCGCGCGGCCGTCTACCGCGACTGCATGGGCGACTACATCGGCGTGCACAACGACCCGTGCCTGGCCAAGATCCTCGCCAAGCAAGGTGCCGACCCTCTCTTTCCACATCATTGTTTATTTCCGAGTAGTATACTTTGAGTGTGGTCTTATTGGAGGTCGAGTGATTCGGTTCGTGGTAGTCTTCTGAAATGGATCCGGTGCGTTTGGTAGTCCCCATGTGAATTTACCCGGTGTGAATTGCGCTAACTTGAATGGTCAAATCACGTCTTGGGTTGTCTGAACTCGGCGAGTTCAGCCCCGGTAGTGGAGCGATTGGATCAAATATTTTATGTGTACCTTTGTATGAAATAATAGAGGGACTAGAGTTCTACTGCATTTTATGTCTTTTTCTTAGTGTCCTActacctctgtaaagaaatataagagtgtttaatcactaaagtagtgatctaaacgctcttatatttctttacggagggagtacttgtgaaATTAGTCAATTCTGCCATTACTGCATTGACAGGTGGTGGGGCGCAACATAGTAACTAACTAATGGTATCTTCTCTAAGTATTCTTGAATAttaagaagtactccctccgttcctaagtgTAAGTGTTTTTAgacatttcaatatgaactacatacggatgtatatagacagtgtagattcactcattttgctccgtatgtagtccatattgaaatctctaaaaagacttgtatttacaaacggagggagtactgttcTAGCGCATGGTCGTAGGCTCCTAGCTGTGCAAGTCTGTAAGAGATATGCACCATAGGTATGGCAATTGTTGGTTGTCACTAGCAAGTGTCCTGTTCATGGACAACACCGTGAGCATTCGGTATTGTAAGTTCGTAACCGCATAACCTCAGTCCGTAAGCATGTAAGGTGATCCTTGGTATATTGCAGGGGATAACAAAGTTCTGTTTGCGGACAAGGTGTTGAAGTTCACTCAATCAGGAAAGATGAAAAGGCGCATCCTTGTGATCACAGACTTTGCTCTCTACCTTGTCGACCCTGATGCTGATATATTGAAGAGAAGAATAGCACTTGCAGCTGTTGATAAGCTATGTATAAGCAAGCTCAGTGATAACTTCTTCGCAATCATTGTGCCGACCGAGTATGATTGTTTAATGGCCAGCACTAGAAAGAAGGAAATTGTTGATGTTATAGTTAAGGCTATCCAGAGCACATCTGAGTATGAACCTGAGGTGGCTTCCTCTAACAGGTAAAAAGTTAATTTATTAAGCTTACACATTGCTTCCTGTTAACCATAATACATTTGTGTCTCACATTTTAGCCCAAGGCTTCATTTTAATAAGTGCACCTAGCCAAAGGCTTTGATACAAAACCTTAGATGTCTGCAAACATGTACTGCTTTTACTGGTGTACCAGTCCAATTCTTCAACGTTTTCTTTCTGCAGGTTTGAGTACCATGCTGCTGCCGAAGTGATTAAAGAAGTTGAATTTGAAGAAGCTGATGGTACGTATTATTGCCGACAGTGCAGTATATTGCACAAGTGTTATGAGCATGCCCTTTGTTTTATCATCGTTATGGCTGGATTGAGTCATTTAGTAGGTTTTCATTTCATGGGACAAGCTACTGTGTCCATTGATTCTTGATTGACTCTCCTAATATATAGTATCTATTTTCTACTGTATTACACAAGGAGTGTAAAATGCATTTTTTAATTGCCATTGCTCCTACAAACAACTACAGTATATTGAAATGTTTTGCTCGATGGGTTCTCATGTTCTGCAATTCCCAATCCAGGACGCGTCAAAACTAGGATCACCCTCAAGGAGAAGCCATGATTCAGAATCATTTCGCTAGCTCCCTGTACAATGTATAGCTCTTGTAATCTCGGTGGATTCTCACATTCACTTTGTGCGGCAAAGTTGAAAGATACACACTATTCTTTTGTTGTGTACTGCATTCTATTTTCTTGCTTTTGTACGTGGAAGAAGTGACCTGCCATTTTGAGGACCCATGATCGAATCTGTGGAATCTTGTTGTTATCATGACACTTTATACTGCTCTGGATTTTCTCTTTCTTATCATGTCATATTTGGAGAATATAACAAGTCTTTTCTCTTTTGAGAAAGAGAATATGACAAGTCGAGCTAGCCCGTCCTGCGCTACATATACAACCATCTTCCTAGTTGCATCCTTTGAGAAGGCTGGGAATAACACTACCTGCAAACAGTAGACTGTTGCTGATAGCTTTGGCTGCGTCACGGGGGACGTCTGCTTCTGTTTGCTTAGCGCATAATTAATCCAGCCACGAATCAGgtaatctgaagaagaagaagaagaatccgaGTGCGTGCATGCCGTTGCTAAGGTAGCAGGACCAAAACGGCATGGTTCTAGTGATTGTGATGTGCTTACTCATCTTTTGCTCTGATGAATTTTCAAATCCTTGAAGTtgaaaacaagacaaagagaagttGTGGTTGCCTTCAAAGATGGCATCACTAATCTAAGTGTGTTTTCTTTTCTTATCAGTAATTAACAAGTGGGCATCTTTCTTTAACAAAGAGTGGTggctcatacatacatacatacatacatgcacGCATAAAAGCAGGGGAAAAGACAAATCACGTCAGCAATGAATGTTGTGTTCACAACAATTGACTAGTAGTTGCCACCTTGGAGAGGAGGCGCTATTCTCCAATCAAATCAAACAATATACTCCATGTTATTTTTATTTCCATCAATACCTTTTGACATAGTATGGCACTGTACCAAAGAGATAGATAGATCTTTTAGAGGTTTCCCTCCTCCCTCCATAGGTCAGGATCACTAGATCCGGGCCTGCTGGCCGCTGGCGCTACGGAACTGTAACCGGCAGGCAACAACCAGTTGTCGACCCTGGCACGAGCCCAAAGGCCACGCACACGCATCTAATCTGGCAGGCTGGCTGGCTGGAACCGAAACTGAATGGAGGGCGACCGAGCACGGCCCCAAATATCACACGCCTTTCCATCCTCGTAGTGGAGGATCTAGGGGACACGTCATGCACAGGCCCCTACGCGCTACCAACCCAGCAACGGGAGGAGGAGGCGAGTTGCGTCGTCGCGTCGCGTATGTTTGTGCTCGCCCACCATCGGGCTGACGGCGACGCCCATCGCCGCGGCTTGCTGTCACCGTTGATCCGCGACCTGCTCTGGACCGGCTTTCCTTCTCCTTTAATTAATTGCGCGAGCAGCACCAACACCTCTCGGATTTCTTAACGGGGCACTGGGCTTGGGGTGTAATCATGGGAACTGGACGCAACGTCACGagctatagtactactagtatcgtggTCATGGGTAAGATTATGCATGATGTTGACCACACGGATCCAGCCCCCTTCCTTCCTCCTGGTGTGTTTGCTCCATCATCACCACCGGGGCAACTCCAATGCACGATTCCAAGTCAGTCCGCCTATGTCCGTTTGAGTCGAAACGGACAGACGGCACGGTTCAACGCGCGACCGCATCCACATAGTTCGTTCTTTTGGCGTCGGGCCTACTTCATTTCCGACACATACATGCGTCCGGTTTGCGTCCACGCAGACGTCGAACGGACGCACACGCGCCCGCTCCGCGTTTATCTCGGGCCCACTTGGCAGCCGACCACCTAAATCTCACCGTCCACATTGACTGCGCATGGGCGGGAGGCCCCACCTAGCAGCCACCCCGACCGAGCGGTCGCCGTCCTTTTTAATGCGGAACCCGTGGACCGGTGGGAGTCCCCATTTCCACTCCCGACGACACGTGCCTCCTCGAGCCCCGACATCCAAACCCTAGCTTGCCGCCCCTCCGCCAGCCACCATGGGATGGCATTGGATCCCCGGTTGCAAGGGAAAGCACGGCCGCGAGGCCGGGTCCTCCtccggccgtcgccgccgctctaCTCCTTCACCTCCACCTCCAACTCCACCACCCGCCTTTCACGTCGCGCCACCGGCGGCCGGAGCTCGTTTGTGCCCGTACGTCAAGGCGGAGGTATGCAAGCATTATTGAGAGACGCGCACGTTGCTGCCGTGGACGGACGTGCACCTCCCTAATAACTGACACCTCTCCGCGGATCGAGTGCCCATTCTCCCGATCCCGGTGAGCAGTCGGGCCTGTCGGGACGAGATCAACCCACGTCGCACCCGCCTGCCGCCGGACCTCGTCGGGAGGAGATCAATCGACGATTGGAGGTACGCCATCGACTTCCCCCTGTGGGATACGTGGCTCCGTGACAAGCACAACATATGGCGACAATCTTTCTTTGTCGGCCGTGCTCCAAGCCCACCGCGATCGCGCTCTAAGTGTCGCACGCGCTCCCAGGTCGCCGCAGCCGCGCGAGCGTAGGCTGGTTCGCGGCCTG
The Triticum dicoccoides isolate Atlit2015 ecotype Zavitan chromosome 3A, WEW_v2.0, whole genome shotgun sequence genome window above contains:
- the LOC119268418 gene encoding myosin IB heavy chain-like, with amino-acid sequence MDRFRPLRRIQVEPERADPPPPPPAVAIGGAAEMVPAPAAGMLMGAKVRRRAAVYRDCMGDYIGVHNDPCLAKILAKQGDNKVLFADKVLKFTQSGKMKRRILVITDFALYLVDPDADILKRRIALAAVDKLCISKLSDNFFAIIVPTEYDCLMASTRKKEIVDVIVKAIQSTSEYEPEVASSNRFEYHAAAEVIKEVEFEEADGRVKTRITLKEKP